A genomic region of Dactylococcopsis salina PCC 8305 contains the following coding sequences:
- the rplN gene encoding 50S ribosomal protein L14, whose product MIQQETILNVADNSGARKIQCLRVMRAGNCAYGRIGDVIIGVVKDALPNMQVKKSDVIRAVIVRTRYPERRDSGMTIRFDDNAAVLINADNNPRGTRVFGPVARELRDKNFTKIVSLAPEVL is encoded by the coding sequence ACAGCGGCGCTCGTAAAATTCAATGTTTGCGTGTGATGCGTGCGGGAAATTGTGCCTACGGACGCATCGGCGATGTGATTATTGGCGTGGTGAAAGACGCACTGCCCAATATGCAGGTGAAAAAATCAGACGTGATCCGTGCCGTTATTGTTCGGACTCGTTACCCCGAACGTCGGGATAGTGGCATGACCATTCGTTTCGACGATAACGCAGCGGTGTTAATCAACGCTGACAATAACCCCAGAGGAACACGGGTTTTTGGTCCCGTAGCGCGAGAACTGCGCGACAAAAACTTTACCAAAATTGTCTCTCTAGCGCCGGAGGTATTGTAA
- the rplX gene encoding 50S ribosomal protein L24 encodes MPKKNRTQPLPKRYKMHVKKGDTVQVISGKDKGKVGEIQQVIPKESRVVVENVNVRTKHLKPKQEGEKGQIITFEAPIHSSNVMLYSNKQSCASRVSYTYTEDGRKVRMLKKTGEIID; translated from the coding sequence ATGCCCAAAAAAAATCGCACTCAACCCCTTCCCAAACGGTACAAAATGCACGTCAAAAAAGGCGACACCGTACAAGTCATTTCGGGAAAAGATAAAGGAAAAGTGGGAGAAATTCAACAAGTCATCCCCAAAGAATCCCGTGTGGTGGTGGAAAACGTAAACGTTCGCACCAAACACCTGAAACCGAAACAAGAAGGAGAAAAAGGGCAGATTATCACCTTTGAAGCGCCGATTCATAGCTCCAATGTGATGCTCTACTCCAATAAACAATCCTGTGCGTCTCGGGTTAGCTATACCTACACCGAAGACGGACGGAAAGTGAGAATGCTCAAGAAAACAGGCGAAATTATTGATTAA
- the rplE gene encoding 50S ribosomal protein L5, which translates to MTQRLKTTYIETIAPQLRQEFGYSNVHEIPKVVKVTVNRGLGEASQNAKALELSVKEIATITGQKPVVTRAKKAIAGFKVREGMPVGVMVTLRDQRMYAFLDRLINVSLPRIRDFRGISPRSFDGRGNYNLGLREQILFPEIEYDSIDQIRGMDIAIITTAKTDEEGRALLKAMGMPFREQ; encoded by the coding sequence ATGACGCAACGACTAAAAACCACCTATATCGAAACCATTGCTCCCCAACTCAGACAAGAGTTTGGCTACAGCAATGTCCATGAAATTCCAAAAGTAGTGAAAGTGACCGTTAATCGCGGTTTGGGGGAAGCCTCCCAAAATGCCAAAGCACTAGAACTGTCTGTGAAAGAAATCGCCACCATTACGGGGCAAAAACCTGTAGTGACTCGCGCCAAAAAAGCGATCGCTGGGTTTAAAGTCCGCGAAGGAATGCCCGTCGGGGTGATGGTGACGCTACGGGATCAACGGATGTATGCCTTCCTCGATCGACTGATTAACGTCTCCCTTCCCAGAATCCGAGATTTTCGCGGCATTAGTCCCCGAAGTTTTGATGGACGAGGCAACTACAACCTCGGTTTAAGAGAGCAAATTCTCTTCCCAGAGATTGAATACGACAGCATTGATCAGATTCGCGGGATGGATATTGCCATCATTACCACCGCCAAAACCGATGAAGAAGGTCGCGCCCTACTTAAAGCCATGGGAATGCCCTTCCGAGAACAATAA
- the rpsH gene encoding 30S ribosomal protein S8 — protein MPSTDTISDMLTRIRNACMVQHETTVVPFNKMNRNIARVLKEEGFIDSYEEVGEGLKKQVLISLRYQGRNRKPIIKKLQRVSRPGLRVYSNHKELPRVLGGIGIAIVSTSSGIMTDREARKRRIGGEVLCYVW, from the coding sequence ATGCCATCCACAGATACAATTTCCGATATGCTCACGCGGATTCGCAATGCTTGCATGGTACAACATGAAACCACCGTTGTCCCCTTCAATAAAATGAACCGCAACATTGCCCGCGTTTTAAAAGAAGAAGGTTTCATCGACAGTTACGAAGAAGTCGGTGAAGGATTGAAAAAACAAGTCTTGATTTCTTTACGCTATCAAGGTCGTAATCGTAAACCGATTATTAAAAAACTGCAGCGTGTCAGCAGACCTGGTTTGAGAGTTTATTCCAACCATAAAGAATTGCCTCGGGTTCTCGGTGGCATTGGCATCGCCATTGTCTCTACTTCCAGTGGCATTATGACTGACCGCGAAGCCCGAAAACGGCGCATCGGCGGAGAAGTTCTCTGCTATGTCTGGTAA
- the rplF gene encoding 50S ribosomal protein L6 — MSRIGKLPIPIPKKVEITLDGKLVKVKGPKGELEQTMPDFVTIEQEEDRILVHRVNDSRKARERHGLARTLVANMVHGVSQGFERRLQIQGVGYRAQVQGRNLILNVGYSHPVEIVPPDGIQVAVEKNTEIIINGINKELVGNLTAKIRAVRPPEPYKGKGIRFLGEQVRQKAGKSGKK; from the coding sequence ATGTCACGGATTGGTAAATTACCGATTCCAATTCCTAAAAAAGTCGAGATTACCCTCGATGGGAAACTCGTCAAAGTGAAAGGTCCGAAAGGGGAATTGGAACAGACAATGCCCGATTTTGTCACCATTGAACAAGAAGAAGACCGAATTTTAGTGCATCGGGTGAACGATTCTCGGAAAGCGCGAGAACGTCATGGTTTAGCCAGAACCCTCGTCGCCAATATGGTACATGGGGTGTCTCAAGGATTTGAGCGACGCTTGCAAATTCAAGGGGTTGGTTATCGGGCGCAAGTTCAAGGACGCAACTTGATCTTAAATGTGGGATACAGTCATCCCGTTGAGATTGTTCCCCCTGATGGGATTCAAGTGGCAGTCGAAAAAAATACGGAAATCATTATTAATGGCATTAATAAAGAATTGGTCGGTAACTTGACGGCAAAAATTCGCGCCGTTCGACCCCCTGAACCTTATAAAGGGAAAGGGATTCGCTTTCTCGGTGAACAAGTCCGACAAAAAGCTGGTAAGTCAGGGAAGAAATAA
- the rplR gene encoding 50S ribosomal protein L18: protein MKNNRRELIKQRHRRIRRKVQGTAQRPRLAVFRSHQHIYAQVIDDDKQHTIVAASTVDPNLRQTLNATATCEASAAVGNLVAQRALEQGIKQVVFDRGGNIYHGRVRSLADAAREAGLEF from the coding sequence ATGAAGAACAATCGCAGAGAGTTAATCAAACAGCGCCATCGTCGGATTCGGCGCAAGGTGCAAGGAACAGCCCAACGCCCTCGTTTAGCTGTTTTTCGATCGCATCAGCATATTTATGCCCAAGTCATCGACGACGACAAACAACATACGATCGTTGCAGCTTCCACCGTCGATCCCAATTTACGGCAAACCTTAAACGCCACTGCCACTTGCGAAGCCTCCGCAGCGGTTGGCAATTTAGTCGCCCAACGGGCGTTAGAACAAGGGATTAAGCAGGTGGTATTCGATCGCGGCGGCAACATTTACCATGGACGAGTCCGTAGTCTTGCCGATGCCGCACGGGAAGCTGGACTAGAATTTTAA
- the rpsE gene encoding 30S ribosomal protein S5 — protein MAKRNQGKKGDDSQYQERVIQIRRVSKVVKGGKKLSFRAIVVVGNDRGQVGVGVGKAGDVIGAVRKGVADAKKQLVDIPITKGNSIPHRADGFAGGAKVMIRPAAPGTGVIAGGAVRTVLELSGVKNILAKQLGSSNPLNNARAAIDALSSLRTFKEVADERDVSLEQIFS, from the coding sequence ATGGCAAAACGCAATCAAGGTAAAAAAGGTGACGATAGCCAATACCAAGAACGGGTGATTCAAATTCGCCGCGTTAGTAAAGTGGTTAAAGGCGGTAAAAAACTCAGTTTCCGCGCGATCGTGGTCGTGGGGAACGATCGCGGTCAAGTGGGCGTTGGCGTTGGCAAAGCAGGAGATGTCATCGGGGCCGTCCGTAAAGGGGTCGCTGATGCCAAAAAACAATTAGTTGATATTCCCATCACCAAAGGAAACTCGATTCCGCATCGTGCCGATGGCTTTGCTGGGGGCGCAAAAGTAATGATTCGCCCAGCGGCCCCAGGTACAGGGGTAATTGCTGGGGGTGCAGTGCGTACTGTTCTCGAATTATCTGGGGTGAAAAATATCCTCGCCAAACAACTGGGGTCTTCTAATCCCTTGAATAACGCGAGAGCCGCGATCGATGCGCTTTCTTCCTTACGCACCTTTAAAGAAGTCGCCGACGAACGAGATGTTTCCTTAGAACAAATCTTCTCCTAG
- the rplO gene encoding 50S ribosomal protein L15 — translation MKLHELKPKKGSRKRRRRLGRGISAGQGASCGKGMRGQKARSGPNPFRGFEGGQMPLYRRVPKLKHFTVVNQRRYTTINVSKLASLDPNTEVTLAVLMEKGLLNQAEGPLKILGDGEITIPLQVKASAFTKSAREKIESAGGSCEVV, via the coding sequence ATGAAACTACATGAATTAAAGCCCAAAAAAGGCTCTCGCAAACGTCGCCGCCGTTTAGGACGGGGCATTTCCGCAGGACAGGGAGCCTCCTGTGGGAAAGGAATGCGCGGTCAAAAAGCCCGTTCCGGTCCCAATCCCTTCCGAGGTTTTGAAGGGGGACAAATGCCCCTTTACCGTCGCGTTCCCAAACTTAAACACTTTACGGTCGTTAACCAACGCCGCTACACTACCATTAATGTAAGTAAGTTGGCATCTTTAGACCCCAACACCGAAGTTACCCTCGCGGTACTGATGGAAAAAGGGTTATTAAACCAAGCCGAAGGTCCGCTAAAAATCTTAGGGGATGGCGAAATTACGATTCCTCTACAAGTAAAAGCCAGTGCTTTTACCAAAAGCGCTCGGGAAAAAATCGAGTCTGCTGGGGGGAGTTGTGAGGTGGTGTAA
- the secY gene encoding preprotein translocase subunit SecY: MVVSRERTPNAQETFMQMAQAAGLRSRLLITVGLILLVRLGVRIPVPGVDRAGFAQAVQDSPISGFLNFLSGGGLSAVGIFALGILPFINASIIMQLLTAALPYLENLQKNEGEAGRRKISQITRYVALASAIFNSFGLASFVQPYAYNPGPIFLLKTVIALTAGSMFVIWISELITERGIGNGASLLIFVNIVAILPTTLGNTIEFAQTGGREAVAQVLVLALVFLVMIVGIVFVQEGTRRIPIVSARRQVGRRLYRERTSYLPLRVNQGGVLPIIFASTLLILPSSLAQFTQGGSEEQTGIAATLNQFLIQVSTYLNPGGPTPWLYVSVYLLLILFFSYFYASLVVNPVDMSQNLKKMGASIPGIRPGKATSDYLQKVINRLTLLGAIFLGLVATVPTAVETATGVTTFQGLGATSLLILVGVAIDTAKQIQSSVISQRYEGMVKQ; the protein is encoded by the coding sequence ATGGTTGTTAGTCGAGAAAGAACCCCAAACGCACAAGAAACATTTATGCAGATGGCGCAAGCGGCGGGATTACGCAGTCGCTTGTTGATCACTGTGGGTTTGATTTTACTGGTACGGCTCGGAGTACGGATTCCCGTCCCTGGGGTCGATCGAGCCGGTTTCGCCCAAGCCGTTCAAGATAGCCCCATTTCTGGCTTTTTGAACTTCCTGTCTGGCGGTGGCTTATCCGCAGTAGGGATTTTTGCCCTCGGCATTCTTCCCTTCATTAATGCTTCCATCATCATGCAGTTGCTGACGGCGGCACTACCTTACTTAGAAAATTTACAAAAAAACGAGGGAGAAGCAGGACGACGGAAAATTTCCCAAATTACCCGTTATGTTGCTCTCGCTTCGGCGATTTTTAACAGCTTTGGTTTAGCCAGTTTTGTCCAACCTTATGCTTATAATCCCGGTCCGATCTTTTTATTAAAAACCGTAATTGCCCTAACTGCTGGCTCAATGTTTGTGATTTGGATATCAGAACTGATCACAGAAAGGGGAATCGGTAACGGTGCATCATTACTGATTTTTGTCAACATTGTCGCGATCTTACCAACAACCCTGGGGAATACGATCGAGTTTGCCCAAACAGGAGGACGAGAAGCCGTAGCACAAGTTTTAGTGTTAGCGCTGGTGTTCCTTGTGATGATTGTGGGCATTGTCTTTGTCCAAGAAGGGACGCGGCGGATTCCCATTGTTTCCGCACGGCGACAAGTGGGGCGAAGACTGTATCGGGAACGCACTAGCTACCTTCCCTTACGAGTCAACCAAGGTGGTGTTTTACCGATTATTTTCGCCTCTACCCTGCTGATTTTGCCCTCTTCGTTGGCGCAATTTACCCAAGGTGGTAGTGAGGAACAAACTGGCATTGCAGCCACCTTGAATCAGTTTTTAATTCAAGTCTCCACCTATCTTAACCCTGGCGGACCCACACCATGGCTCTATGTCTCGGTGTATTTACTGTTAATTCTGTTCTTTAGCTACTTTTACGCCAGTTTAGTGGTTAATCCCGTCGATATGTCCCAAAATCTGAAAAAAATGGGCGCAAGCATCCCTGGGATTCGTCCAGGTAAAGCTACCAGCGACTATTTACAAAAGGTAATTAACCGTTTAACGCTGTTGGGTGCAATCTTCCTGGGTTTGGTGGCAACCGTTCCCACCGCCGTAGAAACGGCAACGGGAGTCACCACCTTTCAAGGGTTGGGGGCGACATCACTCTTGATTTTAGTTGGGGTGGCGATCGACACGGCGAAACAAATTCAAAGCAGTGTCATTTCTCAACGCTATGAAGGAATGGTGAAACAGTAA
- a CDS encoding adenylate kinase — protein sequence MTEYSRLIFFGPPGAGKGTQAKKLSEECEIPHIATGDILRNAIEQKTEVGKKAQSYVENGDLVPDEVLAALVRDRLQEPDAEKGWILDGFPRTLEQAKFLDQLLQELNSTYDLVIYLDVADETLMDRLLARGRKDDTEETIRHRLDVFHNQTETLIHFYKERNHFLQVDGSQPLPEVTERIKTAMKEGC from the coding sequence ATGACTGAATATTCAAGATTAATTTTTTTTGGGCCACCAGGAGCAGGGAAAGGAACACAAGCGAAAAAACTCTCGGAAGAATGCGAAATTCCTCATATTGCTACGGGAGACATTCTTCGTAACGCGATCGAACAAAAAACCGAAGTCGGGAAAAAAGCACAGAGTTATGTGGAAAATGGGGACTTAGTTCCCGATGAAGTCTTAGCCGCCCTAGTGCGCGATCGATTACAAGAACCAGACGCAGAAAAGGGCTGGATTCTAGATGGTTTTCCCCGCACCCTAGAGCAAGCAAAATTCTTAGATCAACTCCTCCAAGAACTCAATTCTACCTACGATTTAGTGATTTATCTAGACGTAGCTGATGAGACTCTCATGGATCGACTCCTCGCCAGAGGACGAAAAGACGACACCGAAGAAACGATCCGTCATCGCTTAGATGTCTTCCACAATCAAACCGAAACCTTAATTCACTTCTATAAAGAACGAAACCACTTTTTACAAGTCGATGGTAGCCAACCCCTTCCAGAAGTCACCGAACGGATTAAAACTGCCATGAAAGAAGGTTGTTGA
- the infA gene encoding translation initiation factor IF-1, with protein sequence MSKQDLIEMEGTVTESLPNAMFRVDLENGFNVLAHISGKIRRNYIKILPGDKVKVELTPYDLTKGRITYRLRKK encoded by the coding sequence ATGTCTAAACAAGACTTGATTGAGATGGAAGGAACAGTTACTGAATCTTTACCGAACGCAATGTTTCGAGTGGATTTAGAAAACGGTTTCAACGTCTTGGCACACATTTCTGGAAAAATTCGTCGTAACTATATCAAAATTTTACCAGGGGATAAAGTCAAAGTGGAATTAACCCCTTACGACTTAACCAAAGGGAGAATTACCTATCGTCTGCGTAAAAAATAG
- the rpmJ gene encoding 50S ribosomal protein L36: MKVRPSVRKMCERCRVIRRRGRVMVICSNPKHKQRQG; the protein is encoded by the coding sequence ATGAAAGTTCGACCTTCAGTGCGAAAAATGTGTGAGCGATGCCGAGTCATCCGCCGCCGAGGGCGAGTGATGGTCATCTGCTCCAATCCTAAACATAAACAACGTCAAGGATAA
- the rpsM gene encoding 30S ribosomal protein S13, whose protein sequence is MARISGVELPRDKRVETALTYIYGIGLSTSQKILAETGINPDTRAKDLDVNEEAKLRSHIETNYQVEGDLRRAENMNIKRLVDIGTYRGRRHRLGLPVRGQRTRTNARTRRGKRLAIAGKKKPPAKK, encoded by the coding sequence GTGGCACGGATTTCAGGAGTAGAACTTCCGCGTGATAAGCGCGTAGAGACGGCACTCACATATATCTATGGAATTGGTTTATCCACTTCCCAAAAAATCTTAGCAGAAACAGGGATCAACCCAGACACAAGAGCCAAAGACCTTGATGTTAACGAAGAGGCGAAACTGCGCTCACACATCGAAACCAACTATCAAGTGGAAGGGGACCTGCGACGAGCAGAAAACATGAATATCAAGCGTCTGGTGGATATTGGCACTTATCGCGGTCGTCGTCACCGTTTAGGTTTACCAGTACGGGGTCAACGCACCCGCACCAATGCTCGCACCCGTCGCGGGAAAAGACTTGCCATTGCAGGTAAAAAGAAACCCCCAGCTAAAAAATAA